Proteins encoded together in one Dehalococcoidia bacterium window:
- the hisD gene encoding histidinol dehydrogenase, with amino-acid sequence MRIVENFATSLRELERYPSQEDPNLPSHVLDRLATIFGEAISATEAVWRIIADIRLHGDQAILDYTKRIDGTELVNLDIPSDTWASASVNLNETLREALSLSSSRIFDFHQACLPKDWFDGNLGVGLKHVPIERVGIYIPGGTATYPSTVLMSAIPARVAGVKEIILCTPNPTDSVLTAALNAKVDQVFQIGGAQAIAAMAFGSESIPRVDKIVGPGNIFVSIAKRLVYGSVDIDGLYGPTETLIIADDSVNPQIIASDLLAQAEHDDLATPILITFSRAIANLVNDHIEEQSANMPRESIIKNSLANQGAIHLVSDVSEAIKLSNVFAPEHLSLLIRDAEKYIPQIENAGGIFVGENSPEVLGDYVIGPSHVMPTGGTARFASNLGINSFLKQIPIMNLSSSTMLQLAPAAVEIAGIEGLSAHSASAAIRIEGIESTSDEKGQSS; translated from the coding sequence ATGAGAATCGTTGAAAATTTCGCTACTAGCCTTCGAGAATTGGAGCGTTACCCAAGTCAGGAAGATCCTAATCTTCCGTCTCACGTACTTGATAGACTTGCGACAATATTTGGAGAAGCTATCTCTGCAACTGAAGCGGTATGGCGAATTATTGCAGATATCCGACTCCATGGGGACCAAGCAATTCTTGACTACACTAAGCGTATTGATGGAACTGAGCTAGTTAATCTAGACATACCGAGTGACACATGGGCTAGCGCTTCAGTTAATTTGAATGAAACTTTACGCGAGGCCTTATCGCTTTCATCGTCACGGATTTTTGATTTCCACCAAGCATGCCTGCCAAAAGATTGGTTTGATGGAAATTTGGGAGTAGGGCTCAAGCACGTTCCCATCGAAAGAGTTGGGATTTATATTCCTGGCGGCACTGCAACGTACCCATCTACAGTCCTGATGAGTGCAATACCGGCACGCGTAGCAGGGGTTAAAGAAATCATTCTATGTACCCCAAATCCGACCGATTCGGTTTTAACTGCTGCACTTAATGCAAAAGTAGATCAGGTATTTCAAATTGGAGGAGCGCAAGCTATCGCTGCAATGGCATTTGGCAGTGAAAGTATCCCACGGGTGGACAAGATTGTCGGGCCAGGGAATATTTTTGTCTCGATTGCAAAGCGGCTTGTATATGGGAGTGTAGACATTGATGGTCTCTATGGTCCTACAGAAACATTGATAATTGCCGATGATTCAGTGAATCCACAAATAATTGCTTCCGATTTACTAGCACAGGCAGAGCATGACGATCTTGCTACTCCAATACTTATAACTTTTTCACGCGCTATAGCTAACCTCGTTAATGATCACATTGAAGAACAGTCAGCAAATATGCCTAGGGAATCGATTATCAAAAATTCTTTGGCCAACCAAGGCGCTATTCATCTTGTTTCTGATGTATCTGAGGCTATTAAGCTATCCAATGTATTCGCGCCAGAGCACCTCAGTTTACTTATACGAGATGCAGAGAAATACATTCCGCAAATCGAAAATGCAGGTGGAATCTTCGTAGGGGAAAACAGCCCTGAAGTTTTAGGGGATTATGTGATTGGACCCAGTCATGTGATGCCAACTGGTGGTACTGCAAGATTTGCCTCTAACTTGGGAATTAATTCCTTTCTCAAGCAGATTCCTATAATGAATTTGTCATCTTCAACAATGCTGCAACTTGCACCCGCAGCTGTCGAAATAGCTGGCATAGAAGGTCTAAGTGCACATTCTGCCTCTGCTGCAATACGGATTGAAGGGATTGAAAGTACTTCCGACGAAAAGGGGCAATCGAGCTGA
- the hisG gene encoding ATP phosphoribosyltransferase, protein MSNLSSSASEILRLVIPSDGAMYQETLDFLAECDMHVRRPSARGYTGKLTSISSVEIVFQRTADISSRVEAGDADIGIVGYDRFAESRIDDSDAAVVIPNLGFGKCALVVAVPESWVDVESMSDLADLAVIFQETNRELRVATKYPSLTRKFLYRHDVNYFLLSVLSGTVEPAPSMGYADFIVDLTASGQTLRENHLKQVADGTVVQSEGALIANRRLLSQSDKKTELFQEIIKRIEAQRLV, encoded by the coding sequence ATGAGCAATTTATCTAGCTCTGCATCTGAAATTTTACGTTTGGTAATACCGAGTGATGGAGCAATGTACCAAGAAACTTTAGATTTCTTAGCCGAATGCGACATGCACGTTCGCAGGCCAAGTGCTCGTGGCTACACTGGCAAGTTAACGTCGATATCTTCAGTGGAAATTGTCTTTCAACGGACCGCAGATATTTCGAGCAGGGTAGAAGCAGGTGACGCAGATATAGGAATTGTTGGGTATGACCGCTTTGCTGAAAGCCGTATTGATGATAGTGACGCAGCAGTGGTAATTCCCAATTTAGGCTTTGGCAAATGCGCATTAGTTGTAGCGGTCCCTGAGAGTTGGGTCGATGTTGAATCCATGTCTGACTTAGCAGACTTAGCTGTGATATTCCAAGAAACCAATAGAGAATTGCGTGTGGCTACAAAGTATCCTTCATTGACACGTAAATTCCTCTACCGACATGACGTTAATTATTTTTTGCTATCAGTTTTATCAGGAACAGTAGAACCTGCTCCAAGTATGGGCTACGCAGATTTCATAGTTGATTTGACTGCTAGTGGTCAGACTTTGCGCGAAAATCATTTAAAGCAAGTCGCTGATGGAACTGTAGTTCAATCAGAGGGAGCTTTAATTGCAAATCGGCGATTATTAAGTCAATCAGATAAAAAAACAGAGCTTTTCCAAGAAATAATTAAACGTATTGAAGCACAGAGACTGGTATAG
- a CDS encoding biotin--[acetyl-CoA-carboxylase] ligase, which produces MSKDLQLIGNEILSFDSVMSTMDIAWEHYELGKEHGLVILAKRQTQGRGRFSRRWVTGYDETLSMSVLLNPPLDLLPFIPIAANLAISDTLNDLANVECLYKWPNDVLVSTRKISGVLLESRVSTDGVCAAVIGIGANINLDVSAYSELSDSATSLYALTNQIVDMRMVEKRVIQNLQNRYAEASSNPAYTLAKWSASLATLGKEIVVHQRSGAISGIAEGIDNRGRLILRLPSGKAAILEEGDVTLSA; this is translated from the coding sequence ATGAGTAAAGATTTACAGTTAATTGGAAATGAAATATTGAGCTTTGACAGCGTCATGTCAACCATGGATATTGCCTGGGAACATTACGAACTAGGCAAAGAGCATGGCCTAGTTATATTGGCAAAGCGCCAAACCCAAGGTAGGGGCCGATTCTCGCGACGGTGGGTAACTGGTTACGACGAAACATTATCAATGTCTGTTCTTCTTAACCCCCCCTTAGATCTACTGCCTTTCATACCGATTGCTGCCAATTTGGCTATATCTGACACTCTAAACGATCTTGCAAACGTTGAATGTCTGTACAAATGGCCTAACGATGTCTTGGTTTCAACAAGAAAAATTTCTGGAGTATTACTCGAAAGTCGCGTATCTACAGACGGGGTATGCGCGGCTGTTATTGGCATTGGAGCAAACATTAACTTGGATGTCAGTGCATATTCCGAACTGTCAGACTCAGCAACAAGTTTGTATGCCTTAACCAATCAAATTGTTGATATGCGAATGGTAGAGAAACGAGTTATCCAAAATTTGCAAAACAGGTATGCAGAGGCTAGTTCCAATCCAGCATACACCCTAGCAAAATGGTCTGCGAGCTTAGCTACTCTCGGTAAAGAAATAGTAGTGCATCAAAGGTCGGGTGCAATTTCAGGAATAGCAGAAGGAATTGACAACCGAGGAAGGTTGATCCTCCGTCTGCCTTCAGGTAAGGCTGCTATCCTTGAAGAAGGAGATGTAACTCTGTCAGCGTAA
- the hisB gene encoding imidazoleglycerol-phosphate dehydratase HisB, whose protein sequence is MEARKGNYSRTTGETEISVSINLDGTGESNISSGNGVLDHMINQLTRHGLIDIELQAKGDSALTGWHHTVEDCGIALGRAFSDALCNGAGIRRMGHALVPLDEALARVALDLSGRGYAAVDLGITGTNIADLPGDLLRHFLESFAVEARMTLHINVLEGINAHHRAEAAFKGLAKALRDATGRDERSANTIPSTKGSIS, encoded by the coding sequence ATGGAAGCCCGAAAAGGTAATTACAGTAGGACCACAGGCGAAACAGAGATTTCCGTTTCAATCAATTTAGATGGAACAGGAGAATCAAACATATCTTCTGGCAACGGCGTACTCGATCACATGATTAACCAGCTTACACGCCATGGGTTAATTGACATTGAACTCCAAGCAAAAGGCGACAGTGCTTTAACAGGCTGGCATCATACGGTTGAGGATTGTGGCATTGCATTAGGCAGGGCATTCTCCGACGCGCTATGCAACGGCGCAGGTATTAGACGAATGGGGCACGCATTGGTTCCTCTGGACGAAGCTCTCGCCCGGGTTGCCCTTGATTTAAGTGGACGCGGCTATGCTGCAGTTGACTTGGGTATAACAGGTACAAATATTGCTGATTTACCAGGCGATTTATTAAGGCATTTTCTTGAATCGTTTGCAGTAGAAGCACGCATGACATTACACATCAATGTATTAGAGGGAATCAACGCGCATCACCGAGCAGAAGCTGCATTCAAAGGATTGGCAAAAGCCTTACGTGATGCAACTGGGCGTGATGAAAGATCTGCAAATACGATACCAAGTACAAAAGGGTCGATCTCTTAA
- a CDS encoding MFS transporter, translating into MRVETKKEGILDLLNPRTLPVFLMFFFWGFGTGGLWLVRPLFAYSVSDSFLLVALASSVSAAPRTFVGALTGYLTDKFGRKPFIILGAAIHITSLTGQFFSETYLPFFLLEILGGTGIAVWLTSSNALLADETEIASRGRAVALRQTSSRIGLLAGPAVAGIVATVISLPSVFLFIAINKVAVIIVTVWWIRESHTKRHTPAGSGETITKRKRKWIPNLDLNMFRNRAFLALAIGTFAVSMVVGGTGVFRTFFPVQGTDVAGLDEIQVGNLIAISGILALFAAIPSGIAADRYGRKKTLIIGLIITALSVWLMSDLSSFTGALAAVLIFGLAEAIGTGTVQTYAMDLAPEDKRGAFLGVWAFSQSAGQTAGPLFIGLIADTVSFTSAFLAVVVLLLIGTAMVMVLGKETYKRT; encoded by the coding sequence ATGCGCGTGGAAACGAAAAAAGAAGGCATATTGGACCTTCTAAATCCCAGAACATTACCTGTTTTTTTAATGTTCTTCTTTTGGGGATTTGGAACTGGCGGGTTATGGCTGGTAAGGCCATTATTTGCATATTCCGTAAGCGACTCATTCCTTCTTGTCGCCTTAGCGTCATCCGTAAGCGCTGCCCCTCGAACTTTTGTGGGTGCTCTTACAGGGTATTTAACAGATAAATTTGGGCGAAAGCCGTTTATTATTCTTGGCGCGGCTATCCACATCACTTCATTAACAGGTCAATTTTTTTCTGAAACCTACCTTCCTTTCTTCTTACTCGAAATTTTAGGAGGAACAGGGATTGCTGTTTGGCTGACTTCTTCAAATGCATTACTAGCTGATGAAACAGAGATTGCTTCCAGAGGAAGGGCCGTCGCATTGAGGCAGACTTCCTCTCGCATTGGCTTGCTTGCTGGCCCTGCAGTCGCAGGGATAGTAGCCACTGTAATATCGTTGCCATCAGTTTTCCTTTTCATTGCCATCAATAAAGTGGCCGTAATCATCGTTACTGTTTGGTGGATACGCGAGTCTCATACAAAGCGTCATACGCCTGCAGGTTCTGGAGAGACCATCACTAAGAGAAAGAGAAAATGGATTCCTAATCTTGATCTAAATATGTTCAGAAATCGCGCATTTCTAGCATTGGCTATCGGTACCTTTGCAGTCAGTATGGTGGTTGGAGGTACTGGAGTTTTCCGTACTTTCTTCCCAGTACAGGGAACTGATGTAGCTGGATTGGATGAAATTCAAGTTGGCAATTTGATTGCAATTTCAGGAATATTAGCTCTCTTTGCGGCCATTCCATCTGGTATTGCAGCCGATCGATACGGTCGAAAAAAAACATTAATTATAGGATTAATAATTACTGCGCTTTCGGTCTGGCTTATGTCAGACCTATCGAGTTTTACAGGCGCGTTAGCAGCTGTTCTGATATTTGGGCTTGCTGAAGCGATCGGAACAGGTACTGTGCAAACTTATGCCATGGATCTTGCTCCTGAGGATAAAAGAGGTGCGTTTCTTGGAGTTTGGGCTTTTTCCCAAAGCGCGGGCCAAACAGCGGGGCCATTATTTATAGGACTGATTGCGGACACAGTTAGTTTCACTAGCGCATTCTTAGCTGTTGTAGTCCTTTTACTTATCGGTACCGCGATGGTCATGGTTTTAGGTAAAGAAACATATAAGCGAACCTGA
- the purS gene encoding phosphoribosylformylglycinamidine synthase subunit PurS — protein MLKQSVNDPQGNAVLTGLNSLGFKSVENVRVGKFIAIDLQASNEQSAESQVTDMCEKLLANTVIESFDFVLDEITT, from the coding sequence ATGCTTAAGCAAAGCGTGAACGATCCTCAGGGTAATGCTGTATTGACTGGATTAAATTCATTGGGCTTTAAATCTGTTGAAAACGTGCGAGTTGGGAAATTTATTGCTATCGATTTGCAAGCTTCTAATGAACAATCTGCTGAGTCTCAAGTAACTGACATGTGCGAAAAATTACTTGCGAATACGGTCATAGAATCATTTGATTTTGTTCTGGATGAGATAACGACTTAA
- the hisC gene encoding histidinol-phosphate transaminase yields the protein MSNINPLNYIHDRWRRLSPYEAVDPPEKLAEAAGIQENEVIKLNANENPYGPSPLVLEALRDLPNVHIYPDPAQVAMRKAIGDYIKVDPHNVVVGNGSDEIIDLVFRAVLSDGDAIINAVPTFGMYPVTAQICGANTISIPRGSSFEIPVHEVMACASKAKIIVVVSPNNPTGNLTPLADIEVLLDSGSLLVLDEAYAEFSNQTAMGLINKYPNLIILRTLSKWGGLAGLRVGYGVMNTALADVLMRGKPPYNVSRTAEIALLASLKDHAVLDSRAQVIIAERDRLYETLENLPGVDPLPSQANFILCHIAEGRAKMVYEGLAQKGIAVRYYSEGRLENYLRISVGTTEQTNKLIVALKTLV from the coding sequence ATGTCAAATATCAATCCTTTAAATTATATTCACGATAGATGGCGTAGGCTTTCACCTTATGAAGCCGTAGATCCTCCGGAGAAATTGGCTGAAGCTGCAGGCATTCAAGAGAATGAAGTCATAAAGCTCAATGCTAATGAAAACCCTTATGGTCCTTCACCTCTGGTGCTAGAGGCTCTACGAGATCTTCCTAATGTCCACATTTACCCCGACCCAGCGCAAGTAGCCATGCGTAAAGCCATAGGGGATTACATTAAGGTTGATCCACATAATGTCGTAGTTGGCAATGGTAGTGATGAAATAATTGATCTGGTGTTCCGTGCAGTTCTATCGGACGGCGATGCAATTATTAATGCAGTGCCCACTTTTGGGATGTACCCAGTAACGGCCCAGATTTGTGGGGCTAATACTATTTCTATACCCAGGGGTTCTTCATTTGAAATACCTGTTCATGAAGTAATGGCATGTGCAAGCAAAGCCAAAATAATAGTAGTTGTATCCCCCAATAACCCAACAGGCAATTTAACTCCCCTTGCAGATATCGAGGTTTTACTTGACTCCGGCTCATTACTTGTATTGGATGAGGCATATGCAGAATTTAGTAATCAAACTGCTATGGGATTAATTAATAAGTATCCAAATTTAATTATCCTCCGAACATTGAGTAAATGGGGTGGGCTTGCTGGATTAAGGGTAGGGTATGGGGTAATGAATACTGCCCTGGCTGATGTTTTAATGAGAGGAAAGCCCCCTTATAACGTTTCACGTACTGCAGAAATTGCGCTATTGGCTTCATTAAAAGACCATGCGGTTTTGGATTCTAGGGCGCAAGTCATAATTGCGGAAAGAGATCGGTTGTACGAAACCTTGGAGAACTTACCCGGAGTAGACCCTCTCCCCTCACAAGCCAATTTCATCCTATGTCATATTGCTGAAGGTCGCGCAAAAATGGTATACGAAGGGCTCGCTCAAAAAGGCATAGCAGTGAGATACTATTCGGAAGGGCGCTTAGAAAATTACCTGCGCATTAGTGTAGGTACAACAGAGCAAACCAACAAGCTAATCGTAGCGCTGAAGACTTTAGTGTAG
- a CDS encoding histidine--tRNA ligase family protein, which translates to MNLPPNSSQQQQRLVSDINIRLRKFFERRGYELFSTSMLERTDLYLKKSGGELASRMYSFTDPSGAEVSMRPEFTSSVVKNYVSGLLKGPLPQRWTYSGSVFRYEPGFSGEFQQIGAELLGAGSSDADAEIVAMASQSLSTIGIRGHKIRIGHMGVVSEMLECLGLSKRAGVFLLRNIPQLRTGEAGLAQIRESASRFGLLSSGNNSDLARITREMPQQDVIQMIKGFIGDGMHGALGQRTSEEIISRYLEKLREEGQAEFFDIAIELCKELIALAGPPLVARKKLTKLAKAYSIPENVFDPIDSFFDSLGHYDMKNVPLILDLASARGIAYYTGIIFDIENPRIKIGRSIGGGGRYDGLIEALGGKKSLPAMGFALNLEQVANLLPKDYDLDLEETPAKILVTAQETAMSEAVATAERLRAQGFFAEIDLECKDDASAAKYAKQRDIQTIMRVGQDGQVNEQFI; encoded by the coding sequence ATGAACCTCCCTCCTAATAGTTCCCAACAGCAACAACGATTAGTTTCAGACATAAATATTCGTCTCAGGAAATTTTTTGAACGAAGAGGGTATGAACTTTTCTCTACATCAATGCTTGAGCGAACAGACTTGTATTTAAAAAAGTCAGGAGGAGAGCTTGCTTCACGCATGTATTCATTTACTGATCCTAGTGGTGCTGAAGTAAGCATGAGGCCTGAATTTACATCCTCTGTGGTTAAAAATTATGTCAGCGGCCTCCTCAAAGGCCCATTACCTCAAAGATGGACCTACTCTGGCTCTGTGTTTCGCTATGAACCGGGATTTTCCGGGGAATTTCAGCAAATTGGAGCAGAACTGCTTGGGGCAGGTAGCTCTGATGCAGATGCTGAAATTGTTGCCATGGCATCGCAAAGCCTCTCTACCATCGGTATTCGTGGGCATAAGATACGCATTGGTCACATGGGAGTGGTCTCTGAAATGCTTGAATGTTTAGGGCTTTCAAAACGAGCAGGCGTCTTCCTTTTACGTAACATTCCACAACTTCGAACTGGTGAGGCAGGATTAGCTCAAATACGTGAAAGTGCTAGTCGTTTTGGACTATTAAGTTCTGGTAATAATTCAGATCTTGCACGAATCACGCGCGAAATGCCGCAACAAGATGTCATACAAATGATAAAAGGTTTTATTGGAGATGGAATGCACGGCGCTTTGGGACAGCGAACTTCTGAAGAAATAATTTCCAGGTACTTGGAGAAATTGCGAGAAGAAGGTCAGGCTGAATTTTTTGATATAGCGATTGAGTTATGCAAGGAATTAATAGCACTTGCAGGGCCTCCACTTGTTGCTAGGAAGAAACTGACAAAGCTCGCAAAAGCATATTCAATTCCCGAAAATGTTTTCGATCCAATCGATTCATTCTTTGACTCACTGGGGCATTATGACATGAAAAATGTCCCTCTTATTTTAGACCTAGCCTCTGCGCGAGGGATTGCATATTACACTGGAATCATTTTCGATATTGAAAACCCGCGGATTAAGATCGGCCGTTCAATAGGTGGGGGAGGTCGATATGATGGGTTGATTGAAGCATTGGGAGGGAAAAAATCATTACCAGCAATGGGTTTTGCATTAAATTTGGAGCAAGTAGCCAATTTGCTCCCCAAGGACTATGACCTAGATTTAGAAGAAACTCCCGCAAAAATACTCGTCACCGCGCAAGAAACTGCAATGAGCGAAGCTGTCGCTACAGCAGAGAGATTGCGGGCACAAGGGTTTTTTGCTGAAATCGACCTTGAGTGCAAAGATGATGCTAGCGCTGCAAAATATGCAAAGCAGCGTGATATTCAAACTATTATGAGGGTAGGGCAGGATGGCCAAGTCAATGAGCAATTTATCTAG
- a CDS encoding DUF3105 domain-containing protein yields MTAEDTNNFEENIESLEHEEEPTDQGATARGVPKKAKLPSRNTVARHERRLRSEAKKTRKRRLYTAGGSLIAIALIAGLVLPSIGGGVRSGSDNQDVVVKELVGTQIAIQPGGVVSDTSSISYSTTPPTSGPRLELAADWGVHDKQISDGQAVRNLEYGAVIFNHGLSDADAVKLADFARQQPGYPGCLLVNPHNGLDSGEVVMTSWGWLQETKVDDQESMQAFVDDHLNKGPLFMGSTCGASG; encoded by the coding sequence GTGACTGCTGAAGATACAAATAATTTTGAAGAAAATATTGAGAGCCTAGAGCATGAAGAAGAACCTACTGATCAAGGCGCCACTGCTCGAGGAGTTCCTAAAAAAGCAAAACTTCCGTCTCGGAATACTGTAGCGAGACATGAACGACGGCTTAGATCTGAGGCAAAAAAGACTCGCAAACGTAGGCTCTATACCGCAGGTGGTAGCCTTATTGCTATTGCTTTAATAGCAGGACTTGTTTTGCCATCTATAGGTGGCGGAGTTAGATCTGGCTCTGATAATCAAGACGTAGTAGTTAAAGAGCTAGTAGGTACGCAAATTGCCATTCAGCCTGGCGGTGTTGTATCTGACACATCATCTATTTCATATTCTACGACTCCTCCAACCTCCGGACCAAGATTGGAATTAGCAGCAGATTGGGGTGTACATGACAAACAGATTTCTGACGGGCAAGCCGTTAGAAATCTTGAATACGGAGCTGTAATTTTTAATCATGGTTTGTCAGATGCAGATGCGGTTAAACTGGCAGACTTTGCACGACAGCAGCCAGGGTATCCGGGGTGTTTACTTGTAAACCCTCATAACGGACTGGATTCAGGAGAGGTCGTGATGACTTCTTGGGGTTGGCTGCAGGAAACGAAAGTTGATGACCAAGAAAGTATGCAAGCATTTGTGGATGACCATCTTAATAAAGGACCTTTATTCATGGGCAGTACCTGCGGGGCTAGTGGGTAA
- a CDS encoding LLM class flavin-dependent oxidoreductase, whose amino-acid sequence MNPRPTLKFGIYLPNVGWEDVPSSEEMKAFAADAEASGFDSVWVEDRLLHPGIDILEAVTTLSFVASCTSRVQLGTSVLLFNLRNPIPLAKSLSTLNHLSDGRLVVGASLGGRPLEYEASGIPTRTRVSRFVETVETLRSFWGQSNSGEANIPNALAESMTPRPEDRPIPILIGGRVEAALKRAARIGSGWLASSTTTPEIFKRNWEIVTSHAVDLGRDPASLEPAKFCYIDVDDSEERALERLHSRLPRYYGAPYDAEHLTLYVPPGKCIEGAMRR is encoded by the coding sequence ATGAATCCGAGACCTACTCTTAAATTTGGTATATATCTCCCCAACGTAGGCTGGGAAGATGTCCCGTCGTCAGAAGAAATGAAGGCCTTTGCTGCTGATGCTGAGGCTTCTGGGTTCGATTCCGTCTGGGTGGAAGATCGGCTTCTTCATCCAGGTATCGACATACTCGAGGCGGTGACAACACTATCTTTTGTAGCCTCTTGCACTTCTCGGGTGCAACTCGGTACTAGCGTTTTGCTTTTCAACCTGCGCAACCCGATTCCACTTGCCAAGTCGCTCTCGACGCTCAATCATCTATCGGACGGCCGGCTAGTCGTTGGTGCTTCATTAGGAGGACGACCACTGGAATATGAAGCTAGTGGAATTCCAACACGTACCCGTGTCAGTAGATTTGTGGAAACGGTTGAGACTCTCCGTTCTTTCTGGGGTCAGAGTAATAGTGGAGAGGCTAATATCCCCAATGCGCTGGCGGAGTCGATGACCCCTCGACCTGAGGACAGGCCGATTCCGATCTTGATCGGAGGCAGAGTGGAGGCCGCGTTGAAACGCGCTGCACGAATCGGGAGCGGCTGGCTAGCTTCAAGCACGACTACTCCTGAGATATTCAAGCGCAATTGGGAGATCGTCACCAGCCATGCTGTGGACCTTGGTCGGGATCCGGCTTCTTTGGAGCCAGCGAAATTCTGTTACATCGACGTGGATGACTCGGAGGAGCGAGCCTTGGAACGACTCCACTCGCGTTTGCCCCGGTACTATGGCGCCCCTTACGACGCGGAACATCTCACTTTGTATGTACCTCCGGGTAAATGTATCGAAGGTGCTATGCGCCGG
- a CDS encoding phosphoribosylaminoimidazolesuccinocarboxamide synthase yields MKPLLETPLPDRLYRGKVRDTYDLGDGLLLMVATDRISAFDVVLPDGIPDKGRVLSRMSQFWFEQTEDIVPNHFIGLADDPEVQDRFKDNELIKNLPVEVARQATIVKRAERIDAECVVRAYLTGSALVDYDSTGTIFGVEMPSGLQDGSKLPDLMFTPTTKAEVGHDEPVTIAELGEMVGIELASRLQELSFAVFQRAHDIALDRGIMLADTKFEFGMHDGQIILIDEVLTPDSSRFWDASGHNPGKSQPNFDKQFVRDWLLTQKDWDRTPPAPSLPAEIIEKTRERYLEAYLRLVGTPLDL; encoded by the coding sequence ATGAAACCTTTATTAGAAACACCGTTACCTGACAGACTTTATAGAGGGAAAGTTCGTGACACCTATGACTTGGGTGATGGATTGCTGCTTATGGTGGCTACTGACAGGATATCTGCTTTTGATGTTGTTCTGCCGGACGGCATTCCTGACAAAGGACGGGTGCTTTCTCGGATGTCACAATTTTGGTTTGAGCAAACTGAGGATATTGTTCCAAACCATTTCATTGGCTTAGCTGACGATCCGGAGGTACAAGATAGATTTAAAGATAATGAATTAATTAAAAACCTTCCTGTTGAAGTCGCGCGTCAGGCGACAATTGTGAAGAGAGCAGAGAGAATTGACGCTGAATGCGTTGTAAGGGCTTACCTAACAGGCTCTGCGTTAGTTGATTATGATTCAACCGGGACTATTTTTGGGGTTGAGATGCCTTCAGGGTTGCAGGATGGAAGCAAGCTACCAGATTTAATGTTTACTCCTACTACAAAAGCTGAAGTAGGGCATGATGAGCCAGTCACAATTGCTGAGTTAGGTGAAATGGTTGGAATTGAGCTTGCTAGTAGATTACAGGAGCTATCATTTGCGGTGTTCCAACGAGCACATGATATTGCACTGGATCGGGGAATAATGCTTGCTGATACTAAATTTGAATTTGGCATGCATGATGGTCAAATTATCCTGATTGATGAAGTATTAACTCCAGATTCGAGTCGATTTTGGGACGCATCCGGGCATAATCCCGGGAAATCGCAACCAAATTTTGATAAGCAATTCGTCAGAGACTGGCTTTTGACACAAAAAGACTGGGATAGAACACCACCTGCCCCTTCATTGCCTGCAGAAATAATAGAAAAAACCCGAGAGCGCTATCTAGAAGCTTATTTGAGGCTTGTAGGTACACCGCTAGACCTTTAG